The region GGATATTTATCACATTTACATGAAGTCTTCTctattgtgtttgtgcttctgtgGGTCTGACCTCCAGCATAGTGATCAGCAACACTAAGGCTCCGATGGTGTTCATCAAGCCGCCGTAGTAGGACAGCAGAGCGTCACTGCAGCCACGCTTCCACACATTGAGCTCCTCGGTGTAGTGGTCGTAGCTGTAGTAGGCAGAGTTGTTGGTCATCTGCAGCTGGATGCAGGGTCTCGGGGAGCTGGGGTTACAGCAGCTGAAGGGGACTCCGTCCATCAGGTACTGGCCGTCCACATTGCTGCTGATGCGGCTGAGAGGAATGAAGCAGTGTCATGTTATGATGGGCTGGAGGTGGTCGTGAGGTCAGCTTAGAGGTCAGGAGCTTATTAGTCAGTCGTGTGAGCTAAAATTACTTGAAGTATAATTAGACGGGCCAAGTTCGACTTATTTTCAACTAAAAATAACCAATAATAAGTTTGATTATGCAACTATGCAATCCAATACAGATATTATTACCACAACAATAAAGAACCTTTTATCAACACATCATCGGTTGGGAAGTTAAGCAAAGATCAAATATTATTAGACTCACCAGCCAGGAGCTGATGAAGTGTTACTTATTTTGTTCATTCTTTTTTGCAACACCGCCCCTGGTGTAAAGTTTGTAGAATACGCCAGCAATGAATTCTAAATTAAATTTTGATGTAGATCTCAATGTAATCGATGTAGATCTCAGCTGCGACTGATAGTTGTAGGTCAATGGAAAGACGAGGGCGATTGGATCACAAAGACTTGAGACGGTCCGACATGGATCAGTGATTTCTTGGAACACCGATGCCCAAAATAGTGTCACGCAAAACACTTTGGTCGCTCAACACCACAGAATGTACAGGCAGGCTGAATATCAATCAATGCATTGTCAATTTAAATGGATGATTTGAAAAACTTGGGTTGAAAGGAAAAGACAATGGGacaaaaactttaaatgtaCAGATTAACAAAGGCCTCCAGATGTTTGCAAGTGCCACCAATTCAGGCCTCTTTACAATCAGCGActttttgtccttattttcaaaCCCAagccaaaaatgtgtttttttagaccTTGTTGTCCCTGGAGTGTTTCCAGGTCCCCTGCTGATTAAGCAGGACAGTGATTCTTGAAGGACATTGAGAAGTAATCCTGGAGATTAAGCACTAATTATGTGCCAATGCGCAAAACCGCCCTCGTCACAACTGTCCTTGCAAAGAAAACTGGTTCTTGTTGCTGgatcaaccaatcaaccaatcaatcaataaatgaaGACACAAAAATGCCAGGCATCCCTGCATTGAAACAATCTATTTATAACCCCACTTTTGCCTTTCATATCTTTTTCTGCAGCTAATCACCAAAGCCTCTCCCCTTGTCTTTATCCATAAAACTGCCTAGTAAcctcctctgccccccccccccaggcccCAACGCCACCTACCAATTGCTGCCCGTTGCTGTCACCATTTCTGAGGTGGTAATCCCCAGTGGTCGAAAGTGAATAATACACCTGCTCTGACCTACCTTCCCCTCCAATCCACTTATACTGAACTCTTATCTTTGCACAGAAGCACTGTACCTTCAGGGTGGCCCCTGAGGCTCCAAGGTTCAATGACAATCTCTCTCAGCTGAAGAGTCATTTCACTGTCACGTCACATATCAACGATCTTTACAGATTATGAAGGATTTTGAATCTTTGTCACTTACTCTTTGACTTCCTTCGCGCTGAAGTCCAGGTAGCGGTTGCTGACCCATTGAATCTCAAACCAATCTCTGTAGTTCTCGTTCCCGCAGCAACGAAACTCTATCTGCATCAAGTCCAGGGTCCTCTTCATGTAACAGCGACCCGGTGTGTCCGTGTCCTTGTAGAACTTCATGCCGTTCCTCAGCCCCTCGGCCAGGGTGAACTGCAGAGGGATCCTCATCAAGAAGCACAGCAGAGCCGTCAGGAGCAGCAAGGCGTTCAAGCCCACGCAGAACACCAGGAAGGTCTTCAACATGGGCTTCCACTTTACGAACTTGGAAGGGTCCAGTGAGTCGTAGCAGACCTTTCCTCCAAAGGCATTGATGCCGCACGTTATTAGACCCATGAATATGAGCAGGTTGGGTAAGAAGTGGCTCTCGTTGTTGTCCATGAGTTCCGATCGCTTTCTCAGCTCGATCTTAAAAAACAGGCCCATGCTGAACACCAGCACGCCGGCCATTACAGCAAACCAGTACATGAACCAGACCGTCTGAGCGAGCTTCACTCGCTTTTTCAGATCGAACTTGACCAACATCAGAGCCATTGTTCAATCCGAGTTGTGTCCTTGCCTGAGCAGAAAAAGAGGATTCAAACGACGATGTAGGTCAGCAGGAACTCCAAGATTTTCAAAGTTTGCAACTCACTTTGGATATGTGCTCTTGATGGCGCCAACCTGTTAGTCCtagtttc is a window of Paralichthys olivaceus isolate ysfri-2021 chromosome 21, ASM2471397v2, whole genome shotgun sequence DNA encoding:
- the prph2a gene encoding peripherin-2a, with product MALMLVKFDLKKRVKLAQTVWFMYWFAVMAGVLVFSMGLFFKIELRKRSELMDNNESHFLPNLLIFMGLITCGINAFGGKVCYDSLDPSKFVKWKPMLKTFLVFCVGLNALLLLTALLCFLMRIPLQFTLAEGLRNGMKFYKDTDTPGRCYMKRTLDLMQIEFRCCGNENYRDWFEIQWVSNRYLDFSAKEVKDRISSNVDGQYLMDGVPFSCCNPSSPRPCIQLQMTNNSAYYSYDHYTEELNVWKRGCSDALLSYYGGLMNTIGALVLLITMLEVAVTVGLQYVNSSLSTLANPEDPESESEGWILEKTVKETFTDIMANMKAMGKGGKVEEGGDAPAES